Sequence from the Chanodichthys erythropterus isolate Z2021 chromosome 12, ASM2448905v1, whole genome shotgun sequence genome:
GTCCGAACAagattatttctgttttattttatttaagttaTATCCTTATAtcctgttttattttcatttaagttaTATCCTTGAAGGTTATATCCTCTTTAAACCAACTAATTTCTGCAAgagggtttgaatcactgctgcagcTCAGAGTCATTGAATCTCCCACCCAAATCTGACCGGGGGTTTGTTTCCCATACAACAGCGTAATTCAGTGCTTAACTAGTACGATACATCATTGAATACATCGATACATTGATACATCATAGCTAGTCATGACTGTTTCCCGAAATCATATTGTGGCAAATTTATTGTTCAATCACATTGGTGAATAATGTCATgaggtggtggagtaataacttatTTTACTGAATCAGTTTGAGATCGAATTAATGCTCGATTTTTTGCTATAAATACGGACATGGCATATGAGGACTGTTACGTCCCAGAGTGTTTTGGTGTGTAACTGTCatatccctgtgtgtgtgtcctgtgCTGTGTTGTGCCCTGTTTCTCTCCCTCACTCTCGTACTCAGGTTAATTGCCACCAGCTGCAACTCGTTGTGAGCATGCCTGAGTCTGAGCAGAGCTGTATATATGGTGCATTCTGAAGATCCTGCGCTGAGGAACACTTCTCCCCAGCCTCAGAGTGGAAACTGTTTGCCTGAGTGTACTGTGTGTGACTGAGGGTTAACAGTTTTGAGTTAGGTGTGGGCCTATACTTTTTCTGTGTGCTAGCATCATTCTTTAGCCTGCTTTCGGGTTAATCCATGTGTGGGTAACTAGAAGGTATTGTATCATTTAACTCAATCATTATTGGGTTATCTGGGAATCGTAGGGAGAgagtgccttttttttttgtgtacaatTGTTTTCTCCTGTTTATTGTTTAAAGAGGGAGCTCAGGGaagtttgtgttgttgttttttcatctTTGTTTTTGAGTAGGGTAAGTAGATTCTCTAAACCTTAGTTAGCtccagttttgtttgttgttttaggTATACTCTCTCCTGAGAATTTATTCCCTCATGTTCTCCTTCTGGCAAGCTCTTTTTGGTATAaggaaataaacatttagaCTTTCCCTTAAAGTGGTGTTGTGTTTTCCCTCTGAGACTGAGGGCTGAAGTGTGTCCTCcacgttttcttttttttttcatccttgCGTTACCTTTTCTAATAAgttatcttattttcttttgttgccTTCCCTTCTAACTCCTAGACTAGAAGGGGAACGTAAcaattgggggctcgtccgtTCCCGTTACTAATAACGAGACACTCATATTCGCCGGTAAGTCTACTTTTTCTAAACTGTTTggcagtttgtttgtttttttttgttgtggtAGAGGGAACTGTGGTATTAAGATGGAGTTTGATTTAGTTgcattcactctctctcctaCCACAGAGGTCTTTGAGCGTTGTAGGAAAAAGGATTTATTGTTGATTGCTAACTTTTTCAATATTACTGTTCCTGCAGACGCAGTAAAACATGTTATCAAGCAAGTGCTTCGTGAAAAACTTGAAGAGATGGGAATTTTGCCAGAATCCTCTGCCAGGGAGGAGGTTTCGCCTGACGTAGCAGAGCGAGCGGTGTCAGATGATGGCCCTCCTAGTGTCCCTGTGGTAGAGCCTTCTGGTGACCCATTGTTAGCGTTTAAGATGAAAGAGCTTGATTACATGATTAAGAAACAAGAACATCAGACAATGCTCGTTAAACTGCGTGTTATAGAGGCAGAAACTGATCGTGATATTCGATTGCGTCAGTTGGAACGTAAGGTACCCGAACCGAAAGGTAAACCTGTACCTTTGCCTCGTTCACGAAGTATTTCTGCTAGCTCTCCGTCGTATACCCATTCTGCGACACCTCAAGATTCGCATGAGGCTGAAGCCAATGCAAATTTTGATGTTAGCAGGTATCTGAAACTTGTTCCACCATTTAGGGAAAGCGAAGTGGATGCTTATTTTGTTACATTCGAGCGCATAGCCTTGAAGTTGCGTTGGCCTAAAGATGTGTGGGCATTGTTATTACAGTGCAGCCTTTCTGGGAAAGCCCAGGAAGTTTCTTCCGCTTTGCCGCTAGAACAATCACTTGATTATGACATTGTGAAGGCTGCGGTACTTAGAGCGTATGAATTAGTACCGGAGGCGTACAGACAAAAGTTCCGCTCACATGCCAAAACTGCCAAACAGACTTACGTTGAGTTCGCCCGAGAAAAGCGCACTCTGTTTGAGAAGTGGTGTCTTTCTAATCGGATCACTACTTTTGAACAACTTCAGGAGCTGATTTTACTTGAGGAGTTCAAGAGTAGTGTACCTGAGAATGTGGTAATTCACTTAAACGAACAGAAGGTGACTTCTATCGTTGACGCGGCCGTTTTAGCGGATGAATTTACGTTAACGCACCGGAACGTATTCGTTACACCACGACGTAATGCAATGTTCTCGACTAGCATTAATACGGACCAGGATGTGAGATCTGTCTTGCCACACACTAAACCTAGCACACAACTAAATTCGCCCCATAAAAAGAATGTCAAGAGGGCTTGCTTTTTCTGCCTGGACCCAAATCACATAATTTCTGAGTGCCGGGCTTGGAAACAGAAAACTACTGCTTCACATCCTAAAAGTGCAGCGTTGGTGCACACTGGCGGTAATACTAATTGTGGTACAGAGACTGTTACGAGTGCGTATCAGCCGTTTTTACTGGATGGTGCAGTGTCTAATTCACCTGACGCAGTGGGTAAGCCGGTGAAGATTTTAAGAGACACTGGATCAGTCCAGTCGCTTATTTGTGAAAAATCGTTACCAGCTTCAAGCGTATACTCTGGCTCCAATATCCTAGTGCGAGGGATTGGCATGGGCTGTCTTAGTTTGCCATTACATGACTTGTATCTCACGTCAGATTTGGTCACAGGCCCTGCTACACTTGGAGTTTGCTCACATCTACCAGTTGATGGGGTAGATGTTATCCTAGGGAATGATCTTGCGGGTGGAGATGTTTTTCCTAGACCACTGGTAATTAGTGAACCGGCTCAAAATGATAATTCGTCGCTTGCGGAAAATTTTCCTGCTGTCTTTCCTTCATGCGCAGTCACGCGGGCCCAAAGTAGAAGGCTGGGAGATGTACTTGATCTCTCTGAGAGTTTCTTAGTTGACTCAAATAAGCATGACGTAACTCCAGAGAAGGCTGAAGTTACAGGAACCTGCGAAGTGGCTTTTGTACCTGAACTAAAGCCTATTTTAGAAGTGGGCAGGGAACAATTGGCTATTGCTCAGAGAACAGACCCCTCTTTAGCAACCCTTATTGGGACTGTTGCAAATTTCAAAAGAGAACCTCATGATAAAGTAAGGTATTTTTGGGAAGGGGAAGTTTTAATGCGGAGGTGGAGACCCCTTGCTCGTTCTTCCCTTAATGAAATTCAGCAAATCGTTCTGCCTCAACAGTATAGGGAGCCTGTACTGAAAATCGCTCATGAACATGTACTTTCAGGACACTTGGGAGTTACCAAGACGTTCAAACGAGTGTCCCGCTACTTTTTCTGGCCAGGGCTGAAGTCTGCTGTGTCTAAGTTCTGCCGCTTGTGTGCTGCTTGTCAAATAGCTGGAAAACCGAACCAAAAACTTCCTATTGCTCCGTTGCGGCCTATCCCTGTTATGCACGAACCCTTTGAGCGCCTGTTGTTGGACTGCGTGGGCCCTTTGCCTAAATCAAAATCTGGTCACGAATACATTCTGTCCATAATGTGTACTTCTACACGTTTCCCGGAAGCGATTCCTCTGCGCTCTATAAAAGCCCACATCATTGTCCGTGAACTGATCAAGTTTTGTACTGTTTTTGGATTGCCAAAGGTCATACAAACTGACCAGGGTACAAATTTtacttcaaaactgttcacacaGACTCTAACTCAGTTTGGAATTAGACATGAACTGTCGAGTGCATACCACGCACAATCGCAAGGTGCTGTGGAAAGGTTCCATCAAACACTCAAGATGATGTTACGTACTTACTGTCTTGCTAGTGGTAAAGACTGGGCAGAGAGTTTACCATTCTTGATGTTTGCCGTCAGGGAAGCAGAGCAAGAATCCCTTGGGTTCAGTCCCGCAGATCTTGTCTTTGGTCACACGGTGCGGGGCCCGCTTAAAGTGTTGAGTGAACAACTGCTAGCTAAAGATGCAATGCCTATAACTGTCCTTGATTATGTAAGTTCATTTCGAGAACGGTTGCACAGAGCTCGTGATCTGGCTAGGGAACATTTGGTTACAACCCAGTCTAAAATGAAAGAACGCTACGACAAAAGAAGCGTTTCTCGTAGTTTTCAGCCGAACGACGAAGTTCTTGTACTTCTTCCGGAACCTGGTTCAGCCCTCCATGCTAGGTTTACAGGTCCCTACTCTGTGAGGGAGAAACTCAGTGAAACAGACTATGTTGTCAGCACCCCAGATAGGCGGCGTAAAACTAGAGTGTGCCACCTTAACATGCTTAAAAGGTTTATGCGTGACTCTCAGTCTGAACCCCCATGTAACCCTGTGACTGTGCCTTTACCAGTTGCTGTAGCCTTGCAAGTTACTGAACAAGATGGTAAGAGACTACAAAATTCTGCTGTGTTGAAAGATCTGCCTTCTTTTTCTCTCACATCTAGAACCTGTTGAGTCTGATCAGATTATCCAGCTAATGCATCGGTACTCACCCCTATTTTCTGATGTGCCAGGGAGAACCACTGTTCTTGAGCATGACATCAATGTAGGCTCCGCTAAACCAATCAAGCAGCACTCCTACAGAGTTAACCCAAGTAAGCGTCACATAATGAAAACCGAAGTCGAATACATGTTACAGCACGGCCTGGCTCAGCATAGTCAGAGCCCATGGAGCTCACCGTGTCTATTGGTTCCAAAAGCAGATGGCACATACCGGTTTTGTACTGACTTTCGTAAAGTGAACGCAGTAACGAAGCCTGACTCTTTTCCACTCCCCCGTATGGAGGATTGCGTAGATCGGGTGGGATCAGCCAAGTTTGTTACAAAACTTGACTTATTAAAGGGTTACTGGCAGGTGCCTCTCACTTCCCGTGCTGCAGAAGTTTCTGCATTCGTTACGCCAGATTACTTCCTGGAATACTCTGTCCTCGCCTTCGGAATGAGAAATGCACCAGCCACTTTTCAGAGGCTGATGCATATTGTGTTGGGTGATGTACCTAATTGTGACGCTTACCTTGACGATATCATAGTCTATACTGAGTCATGGGAAGACCACATTAAAACCTTGGAGAGAGTCTTTGAAAGGTTAAAACTTGCATCGCTAACCCTAAACCTGTCTAAGTGTGAGATAGGTAAGGCTACGGTAACCTACCTAGGGAAAAAGGTAGGCCATGGCTGGGTGAAGCCTGTGGAAGCTATTCTTAAGTTTCCTAAACCTAACAACAAGCGTGAGCTTCGCCGGTTTCTGGGAATGTCAGGCTACTATAGAGGTTTTTGCAGAAACTTCTCTGCTGTAGTTGCTCCTCTCACAGACCTCCTTAGCACAACGAGAGTGTTTAGCAGCTTCAAATGCTCGATCACAGTCACGGCTCCAACTAAAGACCTGCTGAGCAATGCCCCTGTGTTAGCTGCACCTAACTTCAATTTGTCGTTCAAGCTACAGGTAGATGCAAGCCACTTCGGTGCGGGAGCTGTCCTTATTCAAGAGGATGCTCAAGGCATTGAACACCCTGTGTCGTATTTCTCCCGCAAGTTCTCAAAGAGCCAGTTATCATATAGCACAATTGAAAAGGAAGCATTGGCTTTATTGTGGGCTGTACAACATTTTGAGGTGTACCTTGGGAGTAGTGCTCTACCTGTGATTGTGTATACAGACCATAATCCTTTAACTTTTCTGTCCAACATGTCTTCCTCTAACCAGCGTTTGCTGCGCTGGGCTCTCAAGCTTCAGGATTTCAATCTCCAGATCCAGCACATCAAAGGCAAAGACAACATTGTGGCGGATGCTCTGTCCAGATCTGTTGAGATGACAACCTAGGTGCTGTGCATGTTGGGGTGGTGATACAGAAACCTTATTGAACCCTGGTCTGTAATCTTAGTGGTGGGGGTGTTACGTCCCAGAGTGTTTTGGTGTGTAACTGTCatatccctgtgtgtgtgtcctgtgCTGTGTTGTGCCCTGTTTCTCTCCCTCACTCTCATACTCAGGTTAATTGCCACCAGCTGCAACTCGTTGTGAGCATGCCTGAGTCTGAGCAGAGCTGTATATATGGTGCATTCTGAAGATCCTGCGCTGAGGAACACTTCTCCCCAGCCTCAGAGTGGAAACTGAAATTGTTTGCCTGAGTGTACTGTGTGTGACTGAGGGTTAACAGTTTTGAGTTAGGTGTGGGCCTATACTTTTTCTGTGTGCTAGCATCATTCTTTAGCCTGCTTTCGGGTTAATCCATGTGTGGGTAACTAGAAGGTATTGTATCATTTAACTCAATCATTATTGGGTTATCTGGGAATCGTAGGGAGAgagtgcctttttttttttgtgtacaatTGTTTTCTCCTGTTTATTGTTTAAAGAGGGAGCTCAGGGaagtttgtgttgttgttttttcatctTTGTTTTTGAGTAGGGTAAGTAGATTCTCTAAACCTTAGTTAGCtccagttttgtttgttgttttaggTATACTCTCTCCTGAGAATTTATTCCCTCATGTTCTCCTTCTGGCAAGCTCTTTTTGGTATAaggaaataaacatttagaCTTTCCCTTAAAGTGGTGTTGTGTTTTCCCTCTGAGACTGAGGCTGAAGTGTGTCCTCcacgttttcttttttttttcatccttgCGTTACCTTTTCTAATAAgttatcttattttcttttgttgccTTCCCTTCTAACTCCTAGACTAGAAGGGGAACGTAAcaggactaattctcatttttctcagttattttgctttatatcCTGATTCAATCATAGGCTCATTCTTACATactagaacacacacacacacactgtaaaatcTAATTAATTAGACTTACTTAGAAAAGGCATGcaaaccgattgccttaaaataagtaaaatgaaATAGGAATAGTATGTTGTATTGACAAAAGCTTAATTAGTATAGTTCACTTACACAAGAGTTCTAATAACTAAAACAGAATCAAAGAACGAGAGCTGTCCTTCCAACCATGCAACTTTGCAATGCTGTTTGCAAATGTTCATTGTaactatggtttcgggaaaACAGACTCATTGAACTATGCTGATAATGATAGAGTTGGCTAACAGTGTTTTTGGGAAACAGACCCCGGACTGACCAATGGACACTGAGACATTCATGGGAGGGTCTAAAAATGATTACCAAACTTATTGTGGCAAAGATCAGGAGCATTTTTGTGCTTCTACTACTTACTGAAATCATAACAGACATACTGGAATGTTCTACAGTGTGTTATGTGTTTATATTAAACTCACACGTGATTTTTAAAGTCACAGCATCAGAGTATTTCTCTCCATGTTCATTGATGGATCTGCACTTGTATTCTCCACTGTCATCAGAGCTGATCTTTGAGATGTTGAAGTTTCTTCCAGATCCTACAAACGTTCCTCCTTTAAACCAGCTGATTTCTgcaggagggtttgaatcactgctgcagatcagagtcactgaatctccCGCCAATATCTCACAACTTTTGCTCACCCCTGCAAATGTGTACTGTGGAGGATCTAGAAGAAAATGTATGTTATGATAGGCTTTGCTTTGCTAATTATAATGACAGCTGTATTCCCTCAGGTTTGATAAGCTGTACATTTAATTTGAATCAATGCATCAGCACTTGTGTAAAGATCGACATGTCGCACAAGTCTAACCATGGTAGTACATTTTCCTCATTCAGCTTCCTTTTCTTCCCTCTCTTCCGCATCCAACATGTGTTTCCAATATATTCCTGTCTCTCAACAAcaacactaacacacacacatatgacgACACAACCCTGTAATCTTGTGCCCTAACTCTACCTCTTAAAATGCACCTCTTTGTTTTTCTGTGGCCCTCTGGATTACCAGTCAACTTTTAACAAAGGTGAGTTCTTTCCAGGCTTTGCTACTCATTCAGTTGTTATCTTTGGCTTGACTGAGACCAGGATTAGACCTGAGGACACGGCAACCCCTGCTACTCTCTCTAACAACTTTTCTTTCTGTATccagctacaaaaaaaaaaaaaaaaactctacgCTTTCACTATGCCTTAATCTATGCTCCCATTATTCTTTAATCTCTCCCTGTATATTGAATGATTACTGAAATAATTACTGGCACAATTTAATTACTGACataataactatatatatatatatatatatatatatgtatatgtatatgtatatatatatatatatatatgtatatatacacacacacaaacacacacacacacacgcaaccCCAATTCCTTAAATGTTGgaagtttttttaaatttgaatataatgaaaactaaaagactttcaaatcacaagAGCCAATATTTTAGTCACAATATAActtagataacataacaaatgtttaaaatgagatattttacaattttatgcataAAATGAGCTCAtctcaaatttgatgcctgctacaggtctcaaaatagttggcaCAGGAGAAACAAATGGcagaaaaagcaagaaattttgaaaagattcagctgggagaacatctagcaactaattaagtcaactgatatcaggtctgtaatatgattagctataaaagggatgtcttagagaggctcTCAAATCTGTGAAAGAGAtcgtaaaaagattgtggaaaacaatgttacttaatgtcaaattgcaaaggcattgcaaatctcatcatctacagtgcataacatcatcaaaagattcagagaaactggagaaatctctgtgcataagggacaaggccaaagacctttattggatcttcgggccctcagacgacactgcatcactcgtcgccatgattgtgtcaatgaaattactaaatgggcccaggaatacttccagaaaccactgtcggtaaacagaatccgccgtgccatctgcagatgccaactaaagctctatcatccaaaaaggaagccatatgagaacatggtccagaagcccCGTCTTGTCCTGTggaccaaggctcatttaaaatggactgtttcaaagtggaaaagtgttctatgatcagacgagtccaaatttaacattcttgttggaaatcagaCACCATGTCCTCCGGTCTAAAGAGTagggagaccttccagtgtGTTATCAGCATTCAGTTAAAAAGGCTGgaatctctgatggtatgggggtgcataagtacatacggtatgggcagcttgcatgttttggaaggcactatgaatgctgaaaggtatagaaagtttttagagcaacataagctcccctccagatgacgtctatttcagggaaggccttgtgtatttcagcaggacagtgcaaaaccacatactgcagctattacaacagcatggcttaaacaaaaaatatgtcaAAGGTGACCaaaaactcttcagcagctgggcaagaatgggaccaaattccaatGCCAAAAATCaagaaactcataaccttgatgcccagacgtcttcacactgtttttaaaagaagaggagatgttccaccatggtaaacatgcccccgtcccaactattttgagacctgtagcaggcatcaaatttgaaatgagctaattttgtgattaaaattgtaaaatttctcagtttaaacatttgttatgttatctatgttctattgtgtataaaatattggctcatgtgatttgaaagtcttttagttttcattttatcccaacttttccagaattcgggttgtatATACTACTGtatatgtaattaaaatatgaCTGAATTCATACTCACACATGACATTGAGATAAACAGCGGGAGAGATGTAATTGTCTTCAGGTACAGCACAGCTATATCTGACTGCATCCTCTCTTCTGACTGACTGCAGCAGGAGTTCATTGTTTCTGTCTCTTCTCTCAGTTAATGGCTGTGAGTTTCTGTACCAGATGAATGTTGCTCTGTCAGTCAGAGTGCAGCTGCTTTTACATGTCAGAtggactgaatctccctctgtCACTCTCTCAGGAGACTCCACCTGAagatctgaacacaacacacacattatatctagtgctgctgtcatacactgattattattcaacataatgcacagaagaagagagaaacTTATGAAAGTCACCTGTGACATTAAGAGTCACTCCTGGTTTACCAATCCATTTTCCTCCAGGTTTATCAGTGGTGAATCTGAAATAGTACATGTGTGaatccttcagtgtcacatgactcaGTCTGATGGTGCAGTTCTGCTGTTTATCTCCCAGATACTGAAGCCTCTGACTGTATTCAGGGTCCTCAGACAGATCTGGAGGATCTACACCCTCTTGTAAAGGGCCTTTAGTCCAGTACACTTTCTCGATCTGATGTTCAGTAGGGTACGTATACGTGCAGCTCATTATCACTGATGAGTTCTTTAGTGCACAGATGTGTGAATGACTGTAACTCACACCCCAATCAGCACTAGAAACCCCTGAAACACAGAATTCATACGGAGCACATTAGGTTCAGCTTGTGCATCAATAATGCTGGAAAAAGATCTGTATGCAAAACAGGCACATGCAGAGGGGAGGGCTTTGGAGACTTGAGCCActgttctttttaaaaatatatcaaaagtgCCCCTCTCAAATAAATATCAATGATAATATTGAGGTCAATAAAACAAATTCGCATTTGAATTATAATTAACATGACAACGTGTACAAAACCAACAAATTGCTCAAAAGTCAGAAAATTGCTGTTTATTTTTACGTATTTGTCGTTCTCAGGGTGTTGTTGCCATAACACATGGGTTGCATGTGTCTTGCTTCGGACTTGACTGACTGGCATTCCCATGGAAGCATGTgtccaccactgaataaaaaatttaaaaagtaattgcgattttttttttttttttaactcccaattcttttctttttataacttaa
This genomic interval carries:
- the LOC137031927 gene encoding uncharacterized protein isoform X3; the encoded protein is MIAGETGVAMVMTVRMAPPVPLIFLLMIHGVSSADWGVSYSHSHICALKNSSVIMSCTYTYPTEHQIEKVYWTKGPLQEGVDPPDLSEDPEYSQRLQYLGDKQQNCTIRLSHVTLKDSHMYYFRFTTDKPGGKWIGKPGVTLNVTDLQVESPERVTEGDSVHLTCKSSCTLTDRATFIWYRNSQPLTERRDRNNELLLQSVRREDAVRYSCAVPEDNYISPAVYLNVMSVGCLVILYISIGVGCGAVVIITMVLIWASRMKKRNDTLKSQINQSKHNENRRKACDVELSQPVYENATITRKRP
- the LOC137031927 gene encoding carcinoembryonic antigen-related cell adhesion molecule 6-like isoform X1, with protein sequence MIAGETGVAMVMTVRMAPPVPLIFLLMIHGVSSADWGVSYSHSHICALKNSSVIMSCTYTYPTEHQIEKVYWTKGPLQEGVDPPDLSEDPEYSQRLQYLGDKQQNCTIRLSHVTLKDSHMYYFRFTTDKPGGKWIGKPGVTLNVTDLQVESPERVTEGDSVHLTCKSSCTLTDRATFIWYRNSQPLTERRDRNNELLLQSVRREDAVRYSCAVPEDNYISPAVYLNVMYPPQYTFAGVSKSCEILAGDSVTLICSSDSNPPAEISWFKGGTFVGSGRNFNISKISSDDSGEYKCRSINEHGEKYSDAVTLKITSVGCLVILYISIGVGCGAVVIITMVLIWASRMKKRNDTLKSQINQSKHNENRRKACDVELSQPVYENATITRKRP
- the LOC137031927 gene encoding carcinoembryonic antigen-related cell adhesion molecule 6-like isoform X2; this encodes MIAGETGVAMVMTVRMAPPVPLIFLLMIHGVSSADWGVSYSHSHICALKNSSVIMSCTYTYPTEHQIEKVYWTKGPLQEGVDPPDLSEDPEYSQRLQYLGDKQQNCTIRLSHVTLKDSHMYYFRFTTDKPGGKWIGKPGVTLNVTDLQVESPERVTEGDSVHLTCKSSCTLTDRATFIWYRNSQPLTERRDRNNELLLQSVRREDAVRYSCAVPEDNYISPAVYLNVMYPPQYTFAGVSKSCEILAGDSVTLICSSDSNPPAEISWFKGGTFVGSGRNFNISKISSDDSGEYKCRSINEHGEKYSDAVTLKITSVGCLVILYISIGVGCGAVVIITMVLIWMKKRNDTLKSQINQSKHNENRRKACDVELSQPVYENATITRKRP